A window of the Parabacteroides merdae ATCC 43184 genome harbors these coding sequences:
- the bcp gene encoding thioredoxin-dependent thiol peroxidase, with product MAIQIGDKAPEILGLDQNGKEIKLSDFKGKKLALYFYPKDNTSGCTAEACSLRDGYKELQAAGYEVVGVSKDNARSHQGFITKQELPFSLIADTDTTLQQQFGVWAEKKLYGRSYMGTLRTTFIIDEDGIVTNIIGPKEVKTKDHANQILNL from the coding sequence ATGGCAATACAAATAGGAGATAAAGCACCCGAAATTCTGGGACTTGACCAGAACGGGAAAGAGATAAAGCTGAGCGATTTCAAAGGTAAGAAGTTAGCTCTCTATTTCTATCCGAAAGACAACACTAGCGGTTGTACAGCAGAAGCGTGCAGTCTACGGGACGGTTATAAGGAATTGCAAGCTGCTGGCTACGAAGTAGTGGGCGTCAGCAAAGACAATGCTAGGTCCCATCAGGGATTTATCACAAAACAGGAACTTCCCTTCAGCCTCATCGCTGATACGGATACGACCCTGCAACAGCAGTTCGGGGTTTGGGCAGAAAAGAAATTGTACGGACGTTCATACATGGGGACTCTCCGTACCACCTTTATTATAGATGAAGACGGTATCGTTACCAATATCATCGGCCCGAAAGAGGTGAAGACTAAAGACCATGCAAATCAAATCCTTAATCTATAA
- the recA gene encoding recombinase RecA, whose translation MAKEDLFEEGKQPAAEKPAVNADKLKALRAAMDKIEKNYGKGSIMKLGDESVENIEVIPTGSIALNAALGVGGYPKGRVIEIYGPESSGKTTLAIHAIAEAQKNGGIAAFIDAEHAFDRFYAEKLGVDVENLWISQPDNGEQALEIAEQLIRSSAVDIIVIDSVAALTPKAEIEGDMGDSKMGLQARLMSQALRKLTAAINKTNTTCIFINQLRDKIGVMFGNPETTTGGNALKFYASVRLDIRSIGKLKDGDDIKGNQVRVKVVKNKVAPPFRKAEFDIMFGEGISKAGEIIDLGAELNIIKKSGSWYSYNDTKLGQGRDAAKQCVADNPELADELSDLIFEALKG comes from the coding sequence ATGGCAAAAGAAGATTTATTCGAAGAAGGCAAACAGCCGGCAGCCGAGAAACCGGCTGTAAACGCAGACAAATTGAAAGCGCTTCGCGCAGCAATGGACAAGATCGAAAAAAACTACGGAAAAGGTTCGATCATGAAATTGGGTGACGAAAGCGTCGAAAATATCGAAGTGATCCCAACAGGTTCTATCGCCTTGAACGCAGCATTAGGTGTAGGCGGTTATCCTAAAGGCCGTGTGATCGAAATCTATGGACCGGAATCATCCGGTAAGACAACTCTTGCGATCCATGCGATTGCCGAGGCACAGAAAAATGGTGGTATTGCGGCATTTATCGATGCGGAACATGCTTTCGACCGTTTTTATGCAGAAAAGTTAGGAGTAGATGTCGAAAACCTGTGGATTTCCCAACCGGATAATGGCGAACAGGCACTGGAAATTGCTGAACAGCTAATCCGTTCATCTGCTGTGGATATTATCGTAATCGACTCGGTTGCCGCTCTGACTCCAAAAGCGGAAATCGAAGGCGATATGGGTGACAGCAAGATGGGACTACAGGCACGATTAATGTCCCAAGCACTTCGTAAGTTGACGGCTGCGATCAATAAGACTAACACGACATGTATATTCATCAACCAGCTGCGTGACAAGATTGGCGTGATGTTCGGCAATCCCGAAACGACAACCGGCGGTAATGCGTTGAAGTTTTATGCCTCTGTTCGTCTGGATATCCGCAGCATCGGTAAATTGAAAGACGGCGACGATATCAAAGGAAACCAAGTGCGCGTAAAAGTAGTCAAGAACAAGGTTGCTCCTCCTTTCCGGAAAGCAGAGTTCGATATCATGTTCGGTGAAGGTATCTCCAAAGCCGGTGAGATAATCGACCTGGGTGCAGAACTGAACATCATTAAGAAAAGCGGTTCGTGGTACAGTTACAACGACACTAAATTAGGACAGGGACGTGATGCCGCCAAACAATGCGTTGCCGACAATCCTGAACTGGCAGACGAATTGTCCGACCTGATCTTCGAAGCGTTAAAAGGATAA